The sequence CCAGCCGAACGGCGCCAGGCCCGCCGCAAAGGACCACGGCAAGCACGTGTATAGGATGAACGAGTGCATGGAGAACGTTTACGACTGTGTGACCAGTGGTGTCAAGTTCACGAACGAGGCGCAGGACGGCGAGCAGAATCCCGGCGTGTCGCCGAAGCTGGAACAGGGTCCGGCGTTGCTCGGCAATGCCAGGTGCGACTTCGGCCAGCCGGGCCAACAGGAGAGCTTCCTGGCCGGGAAGAGTTACGGTGTCTTGAAGCCCGATGCTTTTTTACCTAGAAATAACGGCAATCCGTACGGGCAGAGGGGCGACATTCTTTATTTGGGCGCCGCGTACAGCGTGCAGAGGAACGAGAGCTACGCGGCGGCCCAGAGCGGAGGACAGGGCGGCAAGTCGGCGACGTCGCGGTATCACCAAAAAACCGACGCCGGCCTGCACGTCGCGACGATGGAGTACGCCGGACAGAAGACCAAGGAGACCATGCAGAAGATTAAGAACGGCACGCCGGGCATCGAGGTGCTCAGGAAGAGGCGGCTggcggcgaacgcgcgcgagaggaGGCGGATGAAC comes from Augochlora pura isolate Apur16 chromosome 1, APUR_v2.2.1, whole genome shotgun sequence and encodes:
- the LOC144469435 gene encoding uncharacterized protein LOC144469435 — translated: MSTYASFQQYDLLDSEGYGSASSPESNPRSWTHQEIYPQPPRSRGSSCGSVSSVDCQNREYQEIGAANGSFHVTATGVNFSEFYEGYYQQQKGCRGDHHHQLDHQPNGARPAAKDHGKHVYRMNECMENVYDCVTSGVKFTNEAQDGEQNPGVSPKLEQGPALLGNARCDFGQPGQQESFLAGKSYGVLKPDAFLPRNNGNPYGQRGDILYLGAAYSVQRNESYAAAQSGGQGGKSATSRYHQKTDAGLHVATMEYAGQKTKETMQKIKNGTPGIEVLRKRRLAANARERRRMNSLNDAFDRLRDVVPSLGNDRKLSKFETLQMAQTYIAALYELLQRE